The Colletotrichum higginsianum IMI 349063 chromosome 2, whole genome shotgun sequence genome has a segment encoding these proteins:
- a CDS encoding peroxin 8, translated as MPADRLLNTVLQLYQNVHDDRKTDQIVGSTVNLLTTLSNPLNLGVLTSQLLLAPAIWHRRDGLRTSLRIISVYNSAAIRVRQNELDNAKITIPHAPRKGGGIGCDAWVRAVVKGADDRSNRWQHLLVLTGILMGMEGNDRQSLSRSLRNTLEEAVVTAANLALERLDGSFASASVVLALNYVFPFLSDFRQMALDCNALLPIAVLAITGEDGFEDCRFLEDVRKDIRQHGQVVEWPPNAPSFQLLQSIESKPLMGGMGPLSRLAAFAVTNATDSAVVLDAQDSLLEFSQKLFQQWQRNPLSTVDAADETAQLEPNTREATWPILWGTLKKTMYATVAVLQAVVGRSLLDPRMRNDAMAPQVATKSLHTLRFLFFVSSRHGASAFQAYTFTYLTSLDVLARFGDACVSFLTETKPPHAGAVPPSPLDRTLDLFYMNVSEHLPLNMTAEACDGLIVQPAAAYLTHTGELTATMVELFEAAHSAVLSVLSCPHNSPLTVGLVPFYIDALFASFPSQISTRQFRVAFKTIMQIVSPPFPISLTEPQLSETLLEMVRFKTMGAGTDPLPLTQDAIAQSEKGLTPQQEPLSEQSSLVLTLIDSLPFLPLPLVEDWMTLTAQAMNEIANPAMRQPVKDRFWEVLVSGEMDVERATIGVAWWTTKGGRELVVGRDAQQVPMMSGAILDESKSSRL; from the coding sequence ATGCCGGCCGACAGACTCCTCAATACGGTCCTGCAGCTGTACCAGAACGTCCACGATGATCGCAAGACGGACCAGATCGTCGGCTCGACCGTGAACCTCCTGACGACTCTCTCGAACCCGTTGAACCTTGGTGTCCTTACCTCGCAGCTGCTCTTGGCGCCCGCCATATGGCACCGTCGCGACGGCCTGCGGACGAGCCTGCGCATTATATCCGTCTACAACAGCGCCGCCATCCGTGTGCGCCAGAACGAGCTGGACAACGCCAAAATCACGATCCCTCATGCGCCGCGGAAGGGCGGCGGGATCGGCTGCGATGCGTGGGTTCGCGCCGTGgtcaagggcgccgacgaccgCTCTAACCGGTGGCAGCATCTGCTGGTGCTGACGGGCATACTGATGGGCATGGAGGGCAACGACAGGCAGTCGCTGTCGCGTAGTCTGCGGAACACGCTGGAGGAAGCGGTCGTGACGGCCGCGAATCTCGCGTTGGAGAGGCTGGACGGTTCATTCgcttcggcgtcggtcgTGCTTGCGCTCAACTACGTCTTCCCGTTCCTTTCGGATTTCCGTCAGATGGCGCTTGACTGTAACGCTCTTCTGCCAATTGCCGTGCTGGCTATCACGGGTGAGGATGGTTTCGAGGACTGTCGGTTCTTGGAGGACGTTAGGAAAGATATCAGACAGCACGGTCAGGTCGTCGAATGGCCACCGAACGCCCCGTCGTTCCAGCTGCTGCAGTCAATCGAGAGCAAACCCCTGATGGGAGGCATGGGACCTCTGTCAAGGCTGGCGGCCTTTGCCGTTACGAACGCGACGGACTCGGCAGTGGTTCTCGACGCTCAGGACTCTCTCTTGGAATTCTCACAGAAGCTGTTCCAGCAGTGGCAGCGCAACCCGTTATCGACGgtggacgccgccgatgagaCGGCGCAGCTGGAGCCAAACACGCGGGAGGCCACCTGGCCAATCTTGTGGGGGACGCTGAAGAAGACCATGTACGCCACAGTCGCTGTTTTGCAGGCGGTTGTCGGACGCAGCCTGCTCGACCCTCGCATGAGGAACGATGCTATGGCTCCTCAAGTCGCCACGAAGTCATTACACACCCTACGGTTCCTTTTCTTCGTCTCATCGAGGCACGGAGCCAGCGCGTTTCAGGCATACACCTTCACCTATCTCACATCTTTAGATGTCCTCGCACGCTTCGGAGACGCATGTGTGTCCTTCCTCACCGAGACGAAGCCCCCTCATGCGGGAGCGGTGCCCCCTAGCCCCTTGGATCGGACGCTGGACCTCTTCTACATGAATGTATCGGAGCACCTGCCGCTCAACATGACCGCCGAGGCCTGCGACGGCCTCATCGTGCAGCCAGCGGCCGCATATCTCACTCACACCGGTGAGTTGACGGCAACCATGGTTGAGCTGTTCGAGGCCGCTCATAGCGCCGTTCTTTCGGTCTTGTCTTGCCCGCACAACAGTCCCTTGACCGTGGGACTTGTGCCGTTTTACATCGATGCTCTTTTTGCGTCATTCCCTTCACAAATATCAACACGGCAATTCCGGGTGGCTTTCAAAACAATCATGCAAATCGTCTCTCCGCCGTTCCCAATCTCGCTCACGGAGCCGCAGCTGTCCGAGACGCTGCTAGAGATGGTGCGATTCAAGACCATGGGCGCAGGCACCGACCCCCTGCCCCTGACGCAAGACGCCATTGCGCAGAGCGAGAAGGGCCTGACGCCGCAGCAGGAGCCCCTCTCGGAGCAGAGCTCGCTCGTCCTGACGCTCATCGACTCGCTGCCTTTCCTGCCGCTGCCACTGGTGGAGGACTGGATGACCCTGACGGCACAGGCGATGAATGAGATTGCCAATCCTGCCATGCGTCAACCCGTCAAGGACCGCTTCTGGGAGGTGCTGGTCAGCGGCGAGATGGATGTCGAAAGGGCAACAATCGGCGTCGCGTGGTGGACGACCAAGGGCGGGCGAGAGCTGGTGGTTGGCCGGGACGCGCAGCAGGTGCCCATGATGAGCGGCGCCATCTTGGATGAGAGCAAGTCGAGCAGGCTGTAA
- a CDS encoding DNA/RNA non-specific endonuclease — MSKTTSLALIAALSAGGGAALTATMYSLRSQKQPPTAVPATASLSTSPSVPVPSTQVFTNPNAPLSPASAASAAAAPSPPGSVSGNPVDPAGLFEYGFPGPVADLATRQALISSYDRRTRNPHWVVEHITAASLAQRGGDRKHSAFLEDEAVPEKFQAKLKDYFRSGYDRGHQVPAADCKWSQKAMDETFYLSNMCPQVGDGFNRDYWAHFEDFCRRLTTRYPSVRIVTGPLYLPKRDPVDGKWYTKYEVIGNPPNVAVPTHFYKVIFAEDGKAGGNVAIGAFVMPNAPIPNNKPLSEFEMPLEAVERAAGLEFASKLAPQRRKRLCTETSCAIVVKDYADRQKSFSKGGSQSRS; from the coding sequence ATGTCCAAGACCACATCTCTCGCCCTCATCGCAGCTCTAAGcgcgggaggcggcgccgccctcacGGCGACCATGTACTCGCTCCGTTCCCAGAAGCAGCCTCCCACGGCGGTACCCGCTACGGCCTCACTCTCCACCTCGCCCTCCGTTCCGGTGCCTAGCACACAGGTCTTCACCAACCCCAACGCGCCGCTTTCTcctgcctccgccgcctccgccgccgctgcgccGTCGCCACCCGGCTCCGTCTCCGGCAACCCCGTAGACCCAGCCGGCCTCTTCGAATACGGCTtccccggccccgtcgccgacctcgcgACCCGCCAGGCCCTCATCTCGAGCTACGACCGCCGCACGCGCAACCCGCACTGGGTTGTCGAGCACATCACCGCCGCTTCCCTCGCCCAACGCGGCGGCGATCGCAAGCACAGCGCCttcctcgaggacgaagcCGTCCCCGAAAAGTTCCAGGCCAAGCTCAAGGACTACTTCCGTAGCGGCTACGACCGCGGCCACCAggtccccgccgccgactgcAAGTGGTCCCAAAAGGCCATGGACGAGACGTTCTACCTCTCCAACATGTGCCCccaggtcggcgatggcTTCAACCGCGACTACTGGGCGCACTTCGAGGActtctgccgccgcctgACCACCCGCTATCCCTCCGTCCGCATCGTCACCGGCCCGCTCTACCTGCCCAAGCGCGAccccgtcgacggcaagtGGTACACAAAGTACGAAGTCATCGGCAACCCGCCCAACGTCGCCGTGCCCACCCACTTCTACAAAGTCAtcttcgccgaggacggcaaagccggcggcaacgtcgccatcggcgcctTCGTCATGCCTAACGCCCCGATTCCCAACAACAAGCCTCTCTCCGAGTTCGAGATgcccctcgaggccgtcgagcgcgccgccggcctcgagtTCGCCTCCAAGCTCGCGCCGCAGCGCCGCAAGAGGCTGTGTACCGAGACGTCGtgcgccatcgtcgtcaaggacTACGCCGACAGGCAGAAGTCCTTCAGCAAGGGCGGATCGCAGTCCCGTTCGTAG
- a CDS encoding Protein-S-isoprenylcysteine O-methyltransferase, which yields MSTFHRVNARPLDPPAPGKEYYPHQPKSLAGIALRAFCLGAAHLSSFILTILILSTTSSAFWRLPFFLAALSLFHFLEFWTTAAYNTPQATVHAFLLTANWPAYAIAHATAFAECFLANLAFPGAVWVPLGLRPVLLAAGLALVVAGQVVRSLAMVTAGQSFNHTIQHHRAESHTLVTTGIYAWFRHPSYFGFFWWAIGTQLIMGNLLSLVAYTGVLWYFFSKRIRHEEDLLVKFFGQDYVAYRKRVGTLIPFCG from the exons ATGTCGACCTTCCATCGGGT CAACGCCCGCCCTTTGGACCCTCCCGCCCCCGGCAAGGAGTACTACCCTCACCAGCCTAAAtccctcgccggcatcgccctcCGCGCCTTTTGCCTCGGTGCCGCCCATCTGTCGAGCTTCATCCTCACCATCCTCATCCTGTCCACGACCTCCTCCGCGTTCTGGCgcctccccttcttcctcgccgccctttccctcttccaCTTCCTCGAGTTCTGGACCACGGCCGCCTACAATACGCCCCAGGCCACCGTCCACGCCTTCCTCCTCACAGCTAATTGGCCCGCCTACGCCATCGCTCACGCCACCGCCTTCGCTGAGTGCTTTCTCGCGAACCTCGCCTTCCCGGGCGCCGTCTGGGTGCCCCTCGGCCTGCGTCCCGTCCTGCTTGCCGCCGGACTGGCGTTGGTGGTCGCCGGCCAGGTTGTCCGCTCGCTCGCCATGGTCACGGCCGGCCAGAGCTTCAACCACACCATCCAGCACCACCGCGCCGAGTCGCACACCCTCGTTACGACCGGCATCTATGCATGGTTCCGTCACCCGTCCTACTTTGGCTTTTTTTGGTGGGCCATTGGCACCCAGTTGATCATGGGGAACCTGCTCTCCCTCGTCGCCTATACGGGCGTGTTGTGgtacttcttctccaaaAGGATACGTCACGAGGAGGATCTGTTGGTCAAGTTCTTCGGCCAGGACTATGTCGCTTATCGCAAACGCGTCGGAACCTTGATTCCATTCTGCGGTTGA
- a CDS encoding O-acyltransferase — translation MNTATVTSLESSAATTSSSLRNTHNGSSNPKAAAESTNPENHRTTEELRRAVQRKYRHVAAVHSKSRPSTLSHDSNTAPSFIGFRNLMVIVLIVGNLRLMIENIEKYGVLICVRCHDFRRQDLALGLGLYLLIPCHLFAAYLIELAAAQQARGLRSKSKDGAASPTHDQRALFNSTWKIIAWIHAVNITLALAVTSYVVYFHIHHPLIGTLTELHAIIVWLKTASYAFTNRDLRHAYLHPVKGELAAMPEIYQQCPYPHNITMHNLAYFWWAPTLVYQPAYPRTDKIRWVFVAKRMAEVFGLSVFIWFASAQYAAPVLINSLDTIASLDIPKILERLMKLSTISLVIWLAGFFALFQSFLNALAEVTRFGDRCFYEDWWNSESLGAYWRLWNKPVYQYFKRHVYSPLIGRGWSPKAAQLAVFFASAVLHEVLVGIPTHNIIGVAFAGMFLQLPLIAITTPLEKMHTPTGRMLGNCIFWVSFTILGQPFAALMYFYAWQAKYGSVSRQIAWSSVTSS, via the exons ATGAACACGGCCACGGTGACGAGCCTCGAGAGCTCagccgccaccacctcctcgtcccTACGTAATACACACAATGGTAGCTCGAACCcaaaggccgccgccgagtcgaCCAACCCCGAAAACCACCGCACCACCGAGGAGCTGAGGAGGGCGGTTCAGCGTAAATACAGACACGTCGCTGCCGTCCACTCCAAGTCGCGCCCTTCCACTTTAAGCCATGACTCCAATACTGCTCCAAGCTTCATTGGTTTCAGGAACCTAATGGTAATCGTACTAA TTGTCGGTAATCTTCGACTGATGATTGAGAACATCGAAAAA TACGGAGTGTTAATTTGCGTTCGCTGCCACGATTTCCGTCGGCAAGACCTTGCATTGGGCCTGGGCTTATACCTCCTCATCCCCTGCCATCTGTTTGCCGCATACTTGATCGAACTAGCCGCCGCTCAGCAAGCGAGGGGCTTGCGGTCCAAGTCAAAGGATGGAGCCGCCAGCCCAACACACGATCAGCGCGCACTTTTCAACTCCACCTGGAAGATCATTGCCTGGATTCACGCCGTCAATATCACGCTTGCTCTGGCAGTGACATCCTACGTTGTGTACTTTCACATCCATCACCCCTTGATCGGCACCCTGACGGAGCTCCATGCCATTATCGTTTGGCTCAAGACGGCGTCGTACGCCTTCACGAACAGAGACTTGCGACATGCCTACCTGCACCCTGTCAAgggcgagctcgccgccatGCCCGAGATCTACCAACAGTGCCCCTATCCGCACAATATCACGATGCACAACCTGGCCTACTTCTGGTGGGCGCCGACGCTGGTCTACCAGCCGGCGTATCCGAGGACGGACAAGATTAGATGGGTGTTTGTCGCTAAGCGCATGGCAGAGGTCTTCGGTCTGAGCGTCTTCATCTGGTTCGCCAGCGCCCAGTATGCCGCGCCGGTTCTGATCAACTCCCTCGACACGATCGCGTCTCTAGATATCCCTAAGATTCTTGAGCGGCTGATGAAGCTCTCGACCATCTCACTGGTTATCTGGCTCGCTGGCTTCTTCGCTCTTTTCCAGTCCTTCCTGAATGCTCTTGCCGAAGTGACTCGGTTCGGCGACCGGTGCTTCTATGAGGACTGGTGGAACAGTGAGAGCCTGGGCGCATACTGGCGCCTGTGGAACAAGCCCGTTTACCAGTACTTCAAGCGTCACGTCTACTCGCCCCTGATCGGCCGAGGGTGGAGTCCCAAGGCCGCCCAgttggccgtcttcttcgcaTCGGCGGTTCTTCATGAGGTGCTCGTAGGCATCCCGACTCACAACATTATCG GTGTTGCTTTCGCCGGCATGTTCCTACAGCTTCCTCTGatcgccatcaccaccccACTCGAGAAGATGCACACCCCGACAGGTCGCATGCTTGGCAACTGCATTTTTTGGGTTTCCTTCACCATCCTCGGCCAGCCATTTGCCGCCCTGATGTACTTTTACGCGTGGCAGGCCAAATACGGCAGCGTGAGTAGGCAAATAGCGTGGTCATCTGTCACAAGCTCGTGA
- a CDS encoding Integral membrane protein: MSQRARNYPPDNYNTPSFPSINWQLRDLTADHRWSLFHISDIWRFTVLWTTIIYAVVHLGAAAITIAMHTNKRGSLTYLWAVPLLYLIVSGVQALVAGSVVGLILGAVYNAGFFSMSTWIPLLWGAINVLVLIIASFTIQGGL; the protein is encoded by the exons atGTCGCAACGGGCGCGCAACTACCCCCCCGATAACTACAACACGCCATCGTTCCCCAGCATCAACTGGCAGCTTCGGGACCTGACGGCGGATCACCGCTGGAGCCTCTTCCACATCAGCGACATCTGGCGCTTCACCGTGTTATGGACCACCATCATCTACGCCGTTGTgcacctcggcgccgcggccatcaccatcgccatgCACACCAACAAGCGGGGGTCGCTGACATACCTCTGGGCCGTGCCGCTGCTATATCTCATTGTGTCGGGTGTGCAAGCGCTGGTCGCGGGCAGCGTTGTCGGGCTCAT cctcggcgccgtctacAACGCTGGCTTCTTTTCCATGTCGACCTGGATCCCACTGCTCTGGGGCGCAATCAACGTGCTGGTACTCATCATTGCGTCTTTCACGATCCAGGGCGGCCTATGA
- a CDS encoding Galactoside O-acetyltransferase — MRYSHTHDAQTQPRRAPMQQLVMDIRSIDREENRRRMRSGELYWAFTPDLIADRKRCKTACDKLNNAGDMSRRTLIGLWKDINGDTIPLPPPRIRRDEDDALLEEYPWIDTPIKMDYGYNVKLGDNVYVNSNSTWVDTCLITVGSRTLIGPNCSFYSGEHPLDPTLRNGTRGPESGKPITIGEDCWFGGNVIVLPGVTIGRGVTVGAGSVVTKDVPDYVCVVGNPARIIKKIVPSQPSVTGSAPSLSTNINYSSTM, encoded by the exons ATGCGATATTCACATACACACGACGCGCAGACTCAGCCCAGACGCGCACCCATGCAGCAGCTGGTCATGGACATCCGCTCCATCGACAGGGAGGAGAACCGTCGGCGCATGAGGAGCGGCGAGCTCTACTGGGCCTTCACCCCGGATCTCATCGCCGACCGGAAGCGGTGCAAGACGGCCTGCGACAAGCTCAACAACGCTGGCGACATGAGCCGCCGCACCCTCATCGGACTGTGGAAAGA CATCAACGGAGACACGatccctcttcctccaccGCGTATCCGCCGggatgaggacgatgccctcctcgaggaatACCCATGGATCGATACCCCCATAAAGATGGACTACGGCTACAACGTAAA ACTCGGCGACAACGTGTACGTCAACTCCAACAGCACGTGGGTAGACACCTGCCTCATCACCGTGGGCTCGCGCACTCTCATCGGCCCCAACTGCTCCTTCTACAGCGGTGAGCACCCGCTGGACCCCACCCTGCGCAACGGCACCCGTGGCCCAGAAAGCGGGAAGcccatcaccatcggcgAGGACTGTTGgttcggcggcaacgtcatCGTGCTGCCGGGCGTCACCATCGGCCGCGGCGTCACCGTCGGCGCAGGGAGCGTAGTGACCAAGGACGTGCCGGACTACGTGTGCGTCGTCGGCAACCCGGCGCGGATAATCAAAAAGATTGTGCCGTCGCAGCCATCGGTCACggggtcggcgccgtcgttaTCGACCAATATCAATTATAGCTCTACGATGTAG
- a CDS encoding WD domain-containing protein translates to MAYDPRGDHHDRRGPGGDGDGGFVRARGRRPVTDYGSTVANWMRHRAPSEGDAYTGEIERPSASFIVDFIPPAARRTDPGDTIPVKHLHSSLNKIKHPINVVRWTPEGRRLLTASSSGEFTLWNGTGFNFETIMQAHDSAIRALAYSHNDDWLISADHDGSVKYWQPNFNNLQSIAAHNDPVRDLAFSPNDSKFVTACDDSTLKIFDFAGGVEESILKGHGWDAKSCDWHPTKGLLVSGSKDHLVKLWDPRTGRCLTTLHGHKNTITKTLFEKVQGDCLATSARDQTARVFDLRMMRDICLLKGHEKDISTIAWHPVHSNLLTTGGHDGSLHHYILDEPNTPAGHASSMAPYDSSDPSTTTAQTIYPAHKVPYAHDFAIWSLDWHPLGHILASGSNDRITRFWSRKRPGDADVFQDRYHVGEAAAEANGTWDRRGGRRQRQEEEEQEMEDEMDGLVDQKMPLKQPTVPGFPGLPGLPGLPGLSMPQNGHGGPVPPPPMIPGVGSNGAAPPPPLPFPLPGLNGAPPPPIPLPGGIDPSNPADLAKIAEMIQKAGGTLPPPPPGGFAPPGLVPPSNFVPPPGFPPMPMPPPSNNHNDNYDSRGGRRAPLPSQEESLKAEQRRGNYTRSR, encoded by the exons ATGGCGTACGATCCTCGAGGGGATCACCATGACCGGAGAGGGCCAGGCGgagatggtgatggtggttTTGTgagagctcgaggccgac GTCCGGTCACCGATTATGGATCAACCGTTGCCAACTGGATGCGCCATCGAGCGCCCTCGGAGGGCGACGCATACACTGGGGAGATCGAGAGGCCCAGTGCGagcttcatcgtcgac TTCATACCACCTGCTGCCAGAAGGACAGACCCTGGTGACACAATCCCGGTGAAGCATCTCCACTCATCACTCAACAAGATCAAGCATCCCATCAACGTCGTTCGCTGGACACCAGaaggccgccgtctcctGACTGCTTCCAGCAGTGGAGAGTTCACATTATGGAACGGCACGGGATTCAACTTTGAGACCATTATGCAAGCCCACGACTCTGCCATCAGAGCGCTGGCCTACTCCCACAACGACGACTGGCTCATCTCTGCCGACCACGATGGAAGCGTCAAGTACTGGCAACCCAACTTCAACAACCTGCAAAGTATCGCCGCGCACAACGACCCTGTTAGAGATCTCGCCTTCAGTCCCAACGACTCGAAATTCGTCACCGCTTGCGACGACTCGACGCTGAAGATCTTCGACTTTGCAGGCGGAGTGGAGGAGTCCATTCTGAAGGGCCACGGATGGGACGCCAAGAGCTGTGACTGGCATCCGACCAAGGGCTTGTTGGTATCAGGCTCCAAAGACCACCTGGTCAAGCTGTGGGATCCCAGAACTGGCCGTTGCCTAACCACCCTCCATGGACACAAGAACACAATCACTAAGACCTTGTTCGAAAAGGTGCAAGGCGACTGTCTCGCGACATCAGCACGAGACCAGACCGCCAGAGTCTTCGACCTCCGAATGATGCGCGACATCTGCTTGCTCAAGGGACACGAAAAGGACATCTCCACAATTGCCTGGCATCCAGTCCACTCCAATCTGCTCACCACAGGTGGCCACGACGGCTCCCTACACCACTACATCCTGGACGAGCCGAACACGCCCGCCGGCCATGCCAGCTCCATGGCCCCGTACGACAGCTCTGATCCCTCGACAACCACAGCACAGACGATATACCCCGCGCACAAGGTCCCTTACGCCCACGACTTCGCCATCTGGTCTCTGGATTGGCACCCCCTTGGCCATATTCTGGCCTCCGGCTCCAACGATCGTATCACGAGGTTCTGGTCCCGAAAGCGCCCTGGCGATGCCGATGTCTTCCAGGATCGCTACCACGTCGGggaggcagcagcagaagcaaaCGGAACCTGGGACCGCCGTGGCGGCCGTCGCCAgcgccaagaagaagaggagcagGAGATGGAAGACGAGAtggatggcctcgtcgaccaaAAGATGCCTCTCAAGCAACCCACAGTGCCTGGTTTCCCCGGTCTTCCGGGCCTGCCGGGGCTGCCCGGACTTTCTATGCCGCAGAACGGCCACGGCGGTCCTGTTCCACCACCGCCTATGATTCCTGGCGTGGGTTCTAACGGCGCagctcccccccctcctctgccCTTCCCTCTGCCCGGCCTAAACGGcgcaccgccaccgccgatTCCCCTACccggcggcatcgacccGAGCAACCCTGCCGATctcgccaagatcgccgAGATGATCCAGAAGGCTGGAGGCACTctcccaccgccgcctcccggcGGCTTCGCACCACCCGGCTTAGTGCCACCGTCAAATTTCGTGCCTCCCCCGGGATTTCCTCCCATGCCTATGCCGCCTCCCTCGAATAATCACAACGATAATTACGACAGTCGTGGGGGTAGGAGAGCCCCGCTGCCTAGTCAGGAGGAGAGCCTTAAAGCGGAGCAGCGACGGGGCAACTACACCAGGTCCCGTTAG
- a CDS encoding ZIP Zinc transporter translates to MDATEVDNDTRGWIMCIVSGIACVVGASIICVDLLVRYIPGKRNFRIQDSNGFLACSLSLSFGVMLYSALNSMLPSAKQYLKEDGFQDQLAGFLMMGCFIGGFVGIQVISRLLHQYMPSHVVDCDHSHDHSEVDARSRSQSRKTSLYTSSRRSSRRPRLERVAKNGHATESTPLLTSEMAQENGAPLMPKRHASSRGSLNLNTTHSHPARTSRSRGPTIDRRPSMAQVQQRVMSFVKDTKTNCDEEGPCFGYTDPCGQECFKHLSNRSAAAPRHPTMLRTSTGSFFAHSHTDLEDLEERGSSCDSPISGKVRTSRATSREPLPEHHDADHHSLGHDHDHDHGHDHDAHSDAEQLSEDVEAQHHHHVPTNAFLSLGLQTSIAIALHKFPEGFITYATNHANPSLGFNVFMALFVHNITEGFAMALPLYMALGSRTKAMFWAAILGGLSQPFGAGIAVLWFKLAKHTHLTPNAVAYACMFAITAGIMVSVGLQLFVEALSLNHNRNLCIFFGFMGMALLGITSAIASTH, encoded by the exons ATGGACGCGACAGAGGTCGATAACGACACCAGGGGGTGGATCATGTGCATCGTGAGCGGAATAG CCTGCGTCGTTGGCGCATCTATCATTTGCGTCGATTTGCTTGTGCGCTACATCCCCGGGAAGCGCAACTTCAGGATACAAGACAGCAACGGCTTTTTGGCCTGCTCATTAAGCCTGAGCTTCGGTGTCATG CTGTACTCGGCGTTGAACAGTATGCTGCCTTCCGCAAAACAATATCTTAAGGAGGATGGATTTCAAGACCAGCTGGCAGGGTTTCTTATGATGGGTTGCTTTATCGGAGGGTTTGTCGGTATCCAGGTCATTTCACGCCTGCTTCACCAATACATGCCGTCGCATGTCGTGGACTGCGACCACTCACACGATCACTCCGAGGTTGATGCCCGGTCGCGCAGCCAAAGTAGAAAGACCTCGCTCTACACGTCGAGCCGCCGGTCGtcccggcggcctcgcctcGAAAGGGTCGCCAAGAATGGCCATGCCACCGAGTCCACCCCTCTGCTCACCAGCGAGATGGCTCAAGAAAACGGCGCCCCCCTCATGCCTAAACGCCATGCCTCGAGCAGGGGCAGTCTGAACCTCAATACCACGCATTCCCATCCGGCCCGGACCTCTCGGAGCCGTGGTCCCACCATCGATAGACGACCGTCTATGGCCCAAGTCCAACAGCGGGTCATGTCCTTCGTCAAAGACACAAAGACCAACTGCGATGAGGAGGGGCCGTGCTTTGGATACACCGACCCTTGCGGCCAAGAGTGCTTCAAGCACTTGAGTAACCGCTCAGCGGCAGCCCCAAGACATCCGACCATGTTGCGGACAAGCACGGGAAGCTTTTTTGCTCACAGCCATACTGACCTGGAGGACTTGGAGGAGCGCGGTTCTTCATGCGATTCGCCCATCAGCGGAAAGGTACGCACGAGCCGTGCGACGTCCAGAGAGCCCTTGCCAGAGCATCACGACGCAGATCACCACAGTCTTGGCCACGATCACGATCACGATCATGGTCATGATCACGACGCTCATAGCGATGCCGAGCAATTGAGCGAGGACGTTGAAGcgcaacaccaccaccacgtcCCGACCAAcgccttcctctcccttgGCCTACAGACCTCGATCGCGATTGCGCTGCACAAGTTCCCCGAGGGATTCATTACCTACGCGACGAACCACGCCAATCCGTCGCTGGGCTTCAACGTCTTCATGGCTCTGTTTGTGCACAACATCACCGAAGGCTTCGCCATGGCACTGCCGCTGTACATGGCGCTCGGGAGCCGCACGAAGGCCATGTTCTGGGCTGCCATCTTGGGTGGCCTCAGCCAGCCCTTTGGCGCGGGTATCGCCGTCTTGTGGTTCAAGCTTGCCAAGCACACCCACCTCACCCCTAACGCCGTCGCGTACGCTTGCATGTTCGCCATTACGGCTGGCATCATGGTGAGCGTCGGTCTGCAGCTGTTTGTCGAGGCGCTCAGCCTGAACCACAATCGGAACCTCTGCATCTTCTTCGGATTCATGGGCATGGCTCTGCTGGGCATCACCAGCGCCATCGCCTCAACGCACTGA